One Acetobacter ghanensis DNA window includes the following coding sequences:
- the mscL gene encoding large conductance mechanosensitive channel protein MscL, with protein MVDLKADLKAHVRAPGWVSEFRSFIMRGNVVDLAVGVIIGAAFTGIVNSLVKDVFNPLIGLLVGGIDFSNLFVTLKGPHEATLEAAQKAGAVTLNLGLFLNAVIQFLIVAMAIFWMVKALTRLHVREDAKPAAPVPPTKTEVLLTEIRDELAARNKEQAAPQG; from the coding sequence ATGGTCGATCTTAAAGCTGATCTTAAGGCCCATGTTCGCGCGCCAGGCTGGGTAAGCGAGTTTCGCTCCTTTATCATGCGGGGCAACGTGGTGGATCTGGCCGTTGGTGTTATCATCGGTGCTGCGTTTACAGGGATTGTAAACAGTCTGGTCAAAGACGTTTTTAACCCCTTGATCGGCCTGTTGGTTGGCGGGATTGACTTCTCCAACCTGTTCGTCACCCTCAAAGGCCCGCACGAAGCAACGCTGGAAGCCGCACAAAAAGCGGGTGCGGTGACCCTGAATCTGGGCCTGTTCCTGAATGCGGTTATCCAGTTCCTGATTGTGGCCATGGCTATTTTCTGGATGGTTAAAGCTCTGACGCGCCTGCATGTGCGCGAAGATGCAAAACCGGCAGCCCCCGTGCCCCCCACCAAAACCGAAGTTCTGCTGACTGAAATTCGTGACGAACTGGCAGCACGTAACAAGGAACAGGCTGCACCGCAGGGCTAA
- the secF gene encoding protein translocase subunit SecF: MFGRPLLRFVRKDTHINFMRGRYMGLIVSAVLSLASIILFFHPGLTLGLDFRGGIVVEAKTNGPADFAKLRTILAEHGVSHASFQSFGAADDVLIRLDAGSEKDTQAIVDNVRHTISEALPGTTILRADAVGASVSAELFRNGMLALGLSLAMILAYIWFRFEWEFALSAVITLVLDLTKTMGFLVLTGFEFDLVMVAAILTILGYSTNDKVVVYDRVRENLRKYRTMPLIDLINLSINETLNRTLGTSSTVFLASLPLALWGGATLSGFAWTMLFGIVVGTSSSIFIAAPLLLFMGEGRLKRGAKNPKATAS, encoded by the coding sequence ATGTTCGGACGTCCTCTTCTGCGTTTTGTCCGTAAGGATACGCATATCAACTTCATGCGCGGCCGCTATATGGGGCTGATCGTCTCTGCCGTGCTCTCGCTTGCCTCCATTATTCTGTTCTTTCACCCCGGCCTGACCCTTGGGTTGGATTTTCGGGGTGGGATTGTGGTGGAAGCCAAGACCAACGGTCCGGCAGACTTTGCCAAACTCCGTACAATTCTGGCCGAACATGGCGTATCCCACGCCTCCTTCCAGTCCTTTGGCGCAGCTGATGATGTGCTGATCCGGCTGGATGCTGGCTCGGAGAAGGATACGCAGGCCATTGTGGACAATGTGCGCCACACAATATCCGAGGCCCTACCCGGCACCACCATTCTGCGGGCGGATGCTGTAGGGGCCTCGGTTTCGGCCGAACTGTTCCGCAACGGCATGTTGGCGCTTGGCCTGAGCCTTGCCATGATTCTGGCCTACATCTGGTTCCGGTTTGAGTGGGAATTTGCGCTCAGCGCGGTCATTACGCTTGTGCTTGATCTGACCAAAACCATGGGCTTTCTGGTTCTGACCGGTTTTGAATTCGATCTGGTCATGGTGGCCGCCATTCTCACCATTCTGGGCTACTCCACCAACGACAAGGTGGTGGTGTATGACCGTGTGCGTGAAAACCTGCGCAAATACCGCACCATGCCGCTCATTGACCTGATCAACCTCTCGATTAACGAGACGCTGAACCGGACACTGGGCACCTCCTCCACTGTTTTCCTGGCATCTCTACCGCTGGCCCTGTGGGGGGGCGCCACACTGTCCGGCTTTGCATGGACCATGCTGTTTGGTATTGTTGTTGGCACCTCCTCCTCCATCTTCATCGCTGCCCCTCTTCTCCTGTTTATGGGAGAAGGACGCCTGAAGCGTGGTGCCAAAAACCCCAAAGCAACAGCCTCCTGA
- the secD gene encoding protein translocase subunit SecD, with amino-acid sequence MRMYYSRTKLASVLGICLLGLLLCLPNGMRKPLPSIPWRQIHLGLDLRGGSYLLMQVDLQSLTHDRLQTLSENTRDALLNARLGYQNIAVDADKGVISFTPRSASETEADITALNALPRAVPNEFSVSKREDGSIALTLTPESIRTRAREAVTQSIEIVRRRIDGTGAVDPEITRQGDDRIVVELPGISDPDRIKALLGTTAKMSFHLVDANPLHATYPPQGVSLLPMADPAEGGPLPVFDHVDVDGSDLTNAGAVIDQQSGKWAVSFSFDSTGTHAFAAVTQANVGKRFAIVLDNKIIEAPVIMSPITGGNGQITGGFDAQKATDLALMLRAGALPAPLSVIEQRSIGPSLGADSIRAGIISLAVGFVMVVAFMVLFYGRFGWYADMALLANLVLMVAILSLFEATLTLPGMAGMLLTLGMAVDANILINERIREEVARGRTPLAAMQTGFEKATSTIIDSNATALLAHVMLFVFGTGPVRGFALTITIGIVTTLFTTLLLSRMLMARWYARTRPTSLPV; translated from the coding sequence GTGAGAATGTATTACAGCCGCACCAAACTGGCCTCGGTACTGGGCATATGCCTGTTAGGCCTGCTGCTGTGCCTGCCTAACGGCATGCGCAAGCCGCTCCCTTCCATACCCTGGCGACAGATCCATCTTGGGCTGGATCTGCGGGGCGGCTCCTACCTGCTCATGCAGGTTGACCTGCAAAGCCTGACCCATGACAGGTTGCAAACCCTGTCTGAAAACACGCGTGACGCGCTGCTTAACGCGCGACTGGGCTACCAGAACATTGCGGTGGATGCCGACAAAGGCGTTATCTCTTTCACGCCCCGCTCCGCCTCCGAGACTGAAGCCGACATTACGGCGCTCAACGCCCTGCCCCGCGCCGTACCCAATGAATTCAGCGTCAGCAAGCGTGAGGATGGCAGCATTGCGCTGACGCTCACACCCGAATCCATCCGCACCCGTGCGCGTGAGGCTGTAACCCAGTCGATCGAGATCGTGCGCCGCCGTATTGACGGCACTGGCGCAGTAGATCCCGAAATTACCCGCCAAGGTGATGACCGCATTGTGGTGGAGCTACCCGGCATTAGCGACCCGGACCGGATTAAGGCACTTTTGGGCACCACAGCCAAAATGAGCTTCCATCTGGTGGATGCCAACCCGCTGCACGCCACCTATCCGCCGCAGGGTGTCAGCCTCCTGCCCATGGCCGACCCGGCAGAAGGTGGCCCACTGCCCGTTTTTGACCATGTGGATGTGGATGGCTCCGACCTGACCAACGCTGGCGCGGTTATTGACCAGCAGAGCGGCAAATGGGCTGTCAGCTTCTCTTTCGATTCGACAGGCACACACGCCTTTGCCGCAGTAACGCAGGCCAACGTGGGCAAACGATTCGCCATTGTGCTGGATAACAAGATTATCGAAGCACCCGTGATCATGAGCCCCATAACCGGCGGTAATGGCCAGATTACCGGCGGGTTTGATGCCCAGAAGGCCACCGATCTGGCCCTTATGCTGCGGGCCGGTGCGCTGCCTGCCCCGCTGAGCGTTATTGAACAACGCTCCATTGGCCCATCACTTGGGGCTGACTCCATCCGTGCCGGTATCATCAGCCTTGCCGTCGGCTTTGTTATGGTTGTGGCCTTTATGGTGCTGTTTTATGGCCGCTTCGGCTGGTACGCGGATATGGCCCTGCTGGCCAACCTGGTACTGATGGTGGCGATCCTCTCCCTTTTTGAAGCAACGCTGACCCTGCCCGGTATGGCGGGCATGTTGCTCACATTGGGGATGGCGGTAGACGCCAACATTCTGATCAACGAGCGCATCCGTGAGGAAGTTGCCCGTGGGCGTACCCCACTGGCAGCCATGCAGACAGGGTTTGAAAAAGCCACCTCCACCATTATCGACAGTAACGCCACGGCCCTGCTGGCCCATGTCATGCTGTTTGTTTTTGGCACAGGTCCGGTTCGTGGGTTCGCACTCACCATCACCATTGGCATTGTGACCACCCTGTTCACCACCCTGCTGCTCTCCCGCATGCTCATGGCCCGCTGGTACGCGCGTACGCGCCCAACCAGCCTGCCTGTTTGA
- a CDS encoding Gfo/Idh/MocA family protein, translating into MSTTLRVGVIGAGHFGRYHALKIRDVPGETLSGLFDPDVARARQVAQEAGCPAVEDVETLLAQSDAVVVAAPAEFHFDLAVQALRAGRHVLVEKPVAATLEQADMLVTLAQQAGLVCQVGHLLRYSAEHDAITQRITRPLYIEATRIAPYKPRGTDVSVILDLMIHDLDLVLAIVDSPIAQVDALGAAVSSAHEDIANARVRFENGCVATITASRISLKTERRMRLFSEEGYLSADFVKRELSMIGRERGLPLPGTGGFRRESISWKEHDSLFAEHQAFVASCVHGAPVVVDAAAGRRALAAALAVADGIRASRNLMEQSGLIKES; encoded by the coding sequence ATGAGCACAACGCTGCGTGTAGGGGTTATTGGGGCTGGGCACTTTGGGCGTTACCATGCCCTGAAAATACGTGACGTGCCGGGCGAGACCCTGTCCGGCCTGTTTGACCCCGATGTCGCCCGCGCCCGGCAGGTGGCGCAGGAAGCCGGTTGCCCCGCTGTGGAGGACGTGGAGACTCTACTGGCGCAGTCCGATGCGGTTGTGGTGGCAGCACCAGCGGAGTTCCATTTTGATCTGGCTGTGCAGGCGTTGCGAGCAGGACGGCATGTACTGGTGGAAAAACCGGTAGCCGCCACGCTGGAGCAGGCTGATATGCTGGTGACACTGGCACAGCAGGCGGGGCTGGTCTGCCAAGTGGGGCATCTGCTGCGTTATTCCGCCGAGCATGACGCCATTACCCAACGCATTACCCGCCCGCTCTATATAGAAGCAACGCGCATTGCGCCCTACAAGCCGCGTGGAACGGATGTGTCCGTTATTCTGGACCTTATGATCCACGATCTCGATCTGGTTCTGGCCATTGTGGACAGCCCCATTGCGCAGGTGGATGCGCTGGGGGCCGCGGTTAGTTCAGCGCATGAAGACATAGCCAATGCCCGTGTGCGGTTTGAAAATGGGTGTGTGGCGACCATTACCGCTAGCCGGATTTCCCTCAAGACCGAGCGCCGGATGCGCCTTTTTTCCGAGGAGGGCTACCTGTCCGCAGATTTTGTAAAGCGGGAGTTGAGCATGATCGGGCGGGAGCGGGGGCTGCCTCTGCCGGGTACGGGGGGATTCCGGCGGGAGAGCATAAGCTGGAAGGAGCATGATTCGCTGTTTGCCGAGCATCAAGCATTTGTGGCGTCCTGCGTGCATGGCGCGCCTGTGGTGGTGGATGCAGCAGCTGGGCGGCGCGCTCTGGCCGCCGCTCTGGCTGTGGCGGATGGAATCAGAGCCTCCCGCAACCTGATGGAGCAGTCGGGGTTGATTAAGGAAAGCTAA
- a CDS encoding ribonucleoside-diphosphate reductase subunit alpha yields the protein MSLIDVHENDVRRSHSGASGSAEEPDLFGAEQMQDMVQLPGHHQIRVDRSRDALLTPFGKATLDNRYLLPDESYQDLFGRVASYYGADADHAQRIYDYISRHWFMPATPVLSNGGTTRGLPISCFLNEASDSLQGIVDLWNENVWLASKGGGIGSYWGNLRSIGENVGRNGKTSGVIPFIRVMDSLTLAISQGSLRRGSAAVYLPVWHPEIEEFIEIRRPTGGDPNRKALNLHHGILVSDAFMRAVEADDEWALLSPKDNSVIRKISARSLWIRILTARMEQGEPYIVYSDHVNNARPEHHKLAGLEVKTSNLCSEITLPTGIDHHGKARTAVCCLSSLNLETWDEWSDNPQFIEDVMLFLDNVLQDFIDRAPADMERAKYAAMRERSVGLGVMGFHSFLQAKNVPFESVIAKVWNRKIFKHIREQADAASRKLADLRGACPDAEEYGIKERFSNKMAIAPTASISIIAGNASPGIEPIAANVFLQKTLSGSFTVRNRHLQKLLAEKGQDTPEVWSSITTSKGSVQHLDFLTQQEKDVFKTAFELDQRWVVEHAADRQPFICQAQSVNLFLTADVHKRDLHQIHFQAWKKGLKSLYYCRSLSIQRADTVSNVLSKSEVLGAGVAEQAAADHAASGNGNNYDECLACQ from the coding sequence ATGAGTCTGATCGACGTGCATGAGAATGACGTTCGTCGTTCCCATTCAGGAGCATCGGGCTCGGCTGAGGAACCGGATCTGTTCGGTGCAGAGCAGATGCAGGATATGGTGCAGCTTCCGGGGCACCATCAGATTCGTGTCGATCGTTCGCGCGATGCGCTGCTGACCCCATTCGGCAAAGCGACGCTGGATAACCGCTACCTGCTGCCGGATGAGAGCTATCAGGACCTGTTTGGTCGTGTGGCGTCCTATTACGGAGCGGATGCGGACCATGCGCAGCGTATTTATGACTACATCAGCCGCCACTGGTTCATGCCTGCAACGCCTGTGCTGTCCAACGGCGGGACAACGCGCGGTCTGCCTATTTCCTGCTTTTTGAATGAAGCAAGCGATAGCCTTCAGGGCATTGTCGACCTGTGGAACGAGAATGTGTGGTTGGCCAGCAAGGGTGGGGGCATTGGCTCCTACTGGGGCAACCTGCGTTCCATTGGTGAGAATGTGGGCCGTAATGGCAAAACGTCCGGTGTTATCCCCTTTATCCGGGTGATGGATAGCCTGACGCTTGCTATCTCTCAGGGGTCTCTGCGCCGGGGGTCTGCGGCTGTTTATCTGCCAGTCTGGCACCCTGAAATTGAAGAATTCATAGAAATTCGCCGTCCGACGGGGGGAGACCCCAACCGTAAGGCGCTAAACCTCCACCATGGTATTCTGGTGTCCGACGCGTTTATGCGGGCGGTAGAGGCGGATGATGAATGGGCGCTGCTCTCCCCCAAGGATAATTCGGTTATCCGCAAGATTTCGGCACGGAGTTTGTGGATTCGTATCCTGACCGCCCGCATGGAGCAGGGCGAGCCCTACATTGTTTACTCCGACCATGTGAACAATGCGCGCCCCGAGCACCACAAGCTGGCCGGGTTGGAAGTCAAAACGTCTAACCTGTGTTCGGAAATTACGCTCCCAACAGGGATAGACCACCACGGCAAGGCGCGTACGGCAGTCTGCTGCCTGTCCTCCCTCAATCTGGAAACGTGGGATGAGTGGTCGGACAATCCTCAGTTCATCGAGGATGTCATGCTCTTCCTCGACAATGTTTTGCAGGACTTCATTGATCGCGCTCCGGCAGACATGGAGCGGGCCAAATATGCCGCTATGCGGGAGCGGTCCGTGGGGCTGGGCGTCATGGGGTTCCACTCCTTCCTGCAAGCCAAGAATGTTCCGTTTGAAAGCGTGATTGCCAAGGTCTGGAACCGCAAGATTTTCAAGCATATTCGCGAGCAGGCCGATGCCGCCTCCCGCAAGCTGGCTGATCTGCGCGGGGCGTGCCCGGATGCCGAGGAATATGGCATTAAGGAACGGTTTTCCAACAAGATGGCCATTGCGCCCACCGCGTCCATCTCCATTATTGCAGGTAATGCCAGCCCAGGCATTGAGCCGATTGCGGCCAACGTCTTCTTGCAGAAAACCCTCTCAGGTTCCTTTACGGTGCGTAACCGGCATTTGCAGAAGCTGCTGGCCGAAAAAGGGCAGGATACGCCAGAAGTGTGGTCCTCCATTACCACCAGTAAGGGGAGTGTTCAGCATCTGGACTTCCTGACCCAGCAGGAAAAGGACGTGTTCAAAACCGCGTTCGAGCTGGACCAGCGTTGGGTGGTGGAACATGCGGCAGACCGGCAGCCCTTCATCTGTCAGGCGCAGTCGGTCAACCTGTTCCTGACGGCAGACGTGCATAAGCGTGACCTGCACCAGATTCATTTTCAGGCATGGAAAAAGGGCCTCAAGTCCCTTTATTATTGCCGTAGCCTGTCTATCCAGCGTGCGGATACGGTGAGCAATGTTCTCAGCAAGTCCGAGGTGCTGGGGGCCGGGGTTGCCGAACAGGCCGCAGCGGACCATGCCGCCAGCGGTAACGGCAACAATTATGACGAGTGTCTGGCCTGCCAGTAA